A genomic segment from Nodularia sphaerocarpa UHCC 0038 encodes:
- a CDS encoding adenylate/guanylate cyclase domain-containing protein, translating into MKILAFRSIRTQIMTSTTLLIIGLIAAIVTVWAKSDSTRYREEKLNDAKITARVLSSTYSNELSEENWSQIRINLHLLMQENQDVVYVFVSDTRLDNQIVAGSPQEFVNQYIPDIVPLNITKQAIYSSSNIQARVSETFLLRDIYFGKKLRGKRGERVIEVASDVLGLSQQKLGTLRIGISLRRVDVAVRNAVNKALMVGFIGLNIGLVCAYILAHRLSDPVRRLQMSVAKIANGDLQHRADIYDRVDEIGALATSVNEMSRALQISFSKLQKTLESFERFVPDKFVSVIAPQGIENIEVGMAATRKMTILFCDIRDYTSMSEAMTPMEIFLFLNEYLACMGKAIDESGGFIDKYMGDAIMALFDHQATDGAMKAAILMQQSLDQFNCRRSQQGLPKIAAGIGIHRGEVVMGTVGFTCRIDSTVVGDAVNIASRVESITKYYECRILVTDAVVLSLSQPELFSLRLVDKFVKLRGKDEAIAIYEVEDKILNEKP; encoded by the coding sequence ATGAAAATATTAGCTTTTCGTTCTATTCGCACCCAAATCATGACTTCAACTACCTTGCTGATTATTGGTTTGATTGCTGCGATAGTGACGGTTTGGGCAAAAAGTGACAGCACTCGCTACCGTGAAGAAAAGTTAAATGATGCGAAAATTACGGCTAGAGTTTTAAGTTCTACATACTCTAACGAATTATCAGAAGAGAATTGGAGTCAAATTCGCATAAATTTACATCTTTTGATGCAAGAAAATCAAGATGTCGTTTATGTTTTTGTCTCAGATACCCGCCTTGATAATCAAATCGTAGCCGGTTCTCCTCAAGAATTTGTCAATCAATATATTCCGGATATAGTACCTTTAAATATCACCAAACAAGCTATATATTCTTCTTCTAATATTCAGGCTCGCGTATCAGAAACATTTCTGCTCAGAGATATTTACTTTGGAAAAAAGCTGAGAGGTAAACGTGGTGAACGTGTGATTGAAGTGGCTTCTGATGTTTTGGGATTAAGTCAACAAAAACTCGGCACTTTACGCATAGGTATATCTTTAAGAAGGGTAGATGTTGCTGTTAGAAATGCAGTGAATAAAGCTTTAATGGTAGGTTTTATCGGACTTAATATTGGTTTAGTATGTGCATATATTTTAGCACATCGATTGAGTGACCCAGTGCGGCGTTTACAGATGAGCGTTGCTAAAATTGCCAATGGAGATTTGCAACATCGCGCCGATATTTATGATCGTGTAGATGAAATTGGTGCATTAGCAACTTCGGTAAATGAAATGTCACGCGCCTTGCAGATATCATTTAGTAAATTGCAAAAGACATTAGAATCATTTGAGCGATTTGTACCAGATAAATTTGTTTCAGTCATTGCTCCCCAAGGAATAGAAAACATTGAAGTAGGTATGGCTGCGACGCGGAAAATGACAATTTTATTTTGTGATATTCGCGATTATACTTCTATGTCAGAAGCGATGACACCGATGGAAATTTTTTTATTTTTAAATGAGTATTTAGCTTGTATGGGAAAAGCTATCGATGAATCTGGTGGCTTTATTGATAAATATATGGGTGATGCTATCATGGCGCTGTTTGATCATCAAGCCACTGATGGCGCAATGAAGGCCGCAATTTTAATGCAACAGTCTCTGGATCAGTTTAATTGTAGGCGATCGCAACAGGGATTACCAAAAATTGCCGCAGGTATTGGCATTCATCGTGGTGAGGTGGTCATGGGTACGGTAGGATTTACTTGTCGGATTGATTCTACAGTCGTCGGTGACGCGGTAAATATAGCCTCACGGGTGGAAAGTATAACTAAATACTATGAATGTCGAATTTTGGTAACTGATGCAGTAGTTTTGAGTTTATCTCAGCCAGAGTTATTTTCACTGAGATTAGTCGATAAATTCGTGAAATTAAGAGGTAAAGATGAAGCGATCGCAATTTATGAAGTAGAGGATAAAATTTTAAATGAAAAACCTTGA
- a CDS encoding molybdopterin-dependent oxidoreductase, translated as MVVLNVWKNLALVSLGITMVCLGGCTETPTDQQLVVWRKQASDRNAEIVAEKAQNNQQRQWNLIIQGQTATGKTQTLNWSQLQDLATVNINTVDANNIVNPQKIFKFTGITVNSLIKQFASQKDITEITFVCYDAYQVTINIKDLLKYPIILAVAKDGQPIPREQGGPIYLIFPYTQYPEIRKNYDEGMWAFYVTHVIFGTEPAKVSIGNLELNLGDLDKLPQVNLTQNVGYRVWWPSGQVKLHGVRLGDVLSLAGVNLNTSSSVIVRGKPPVYRRNVEPIELVTEDILKCDILLATRWGEDKQRISAKMGGPVTLAFGDNCPSRTKNQRWVTFVEELIPQP; from the coding sequence GTGGTTGTATTGAATGTCTGGAAAAACTTGGCTTTAGTATCTTTGGGGATAACTATGGTCTGTTTGGGAGGTTGTACAGAAACGCCGACAGATCAACAATTGGTAGTATGGCGTAAACAAGCAAGCGATCGCAATGCTGAAATTGTGGCAGAAAAAGCTCAAAATAACCAGCAGCGTCAATGGAATTTAATTATACAAGGTCAGACAGCAACAGGAAAAACGCAAACATTAAATTGGTCACAGTTGCAGGATTTAGCTACAGTCAATATTAATACTGTTGATGCCAATAACATTGTCAATCCTCAAAAAATCTTTAAATTTACAGGTATAACTGTAAATTCACTCATAAAACAGTTTGCTAGTCAAAAAGATATCACGGAAATAACTTTTGTCTGTTATGATGCCTATCAAGTGACTATCAACATTAAAGATTTACTCAAGTACCCAATTATTTTAGCAGTTGCCAAGGATGGTCAACCAATTCCCCGTGAGCAAGGTGGACCGATTTATTTAATTTTTCCCTATACCCAGTATCCAGAAATTAGAAAAAACTATGATGAGGGGATGTGGGCTTTTTATGTGACTCATGTCATATTTGGTACAGAACCAGCCAAAGTCAGTATAGGGAACCTGGAACTCAATTTAGGGGATTTAGATAAATTACCCCAAGTTAATCTGACGCAAAATGTTGGTTATCGGGTGTGGTGGCCGAGTGGTCAAGTTAAATTACATGGTGTGAGACTGGGAGATGTTCTCTCTTTAGCTGGTGTCAACTTAAATACTAGTAGTTCTGTTATCGTGCGTGGTAAACCCCCAGTTTACCGTAGAAATGTTGAACCCATAGAATTAGTTACTGAGGATATACTCAAATGTGATATTCTCTTAGCTACTAGGTGGGGTGAGGACAAACAACGAATTTCCGCGAAAATGGGGGGACCAGTGACTTTGGCTTTTGGTGATAATTGTCCCAGCAGAACTAAGAACCAGCGATGGGTGACTTTTGTCGAAGAGTTAATTCCACAACCATGA